The following are from one region of the Silene latifolia isolate original U9 population chromosome 9, ASM4854445v1, whole genome shotgun sequence genome:
- the LOC141601463 gene encoding uncharacterized protein LOC141601463, which produces MAISSQPVTISKDSWLRSFMDKYTLKANGINFKDWEEQLCIAVEGNGKLRYLVEPPIAIPTTRTSTAAREAYEEYQRESLVIKNVLIFAMESSLQKQCIKFSNAYEVFSRFSTMFSKAPRILQYDAAVHLFEANLKDGQSVSSHVLKMIEYVETLDELGCKIPEELVVDRVLHSLSQVKGFTQFRVNYNMANMKKSLHELHSPLVQAEKDVGGSVSTREDVLNIKVKGKDTFKRSGAW; this is translated from the coding sequence ATGGCTATAAGTAGTCAACCCGTCACCATATCAAAAGATTCATGGCTTCGCTCATTCATGGACAAATACACTTTAAAAGCAAATGGTATTAactttaaagattgggaagaacaactttgTATAGCCGTCGAAGGCAATGGCAAGTTACGTTATCTTGTTGAACCACCCATTGCAATACCAACCACTCGAACTAGCACCGCGGCAAGGGAAGCTTATGAAGAATACCAAAGGGAATCCCTTGTcatcaagaatgtcttgatttttgctatggagtcGTCCTTGCAAAAGCAATGCATTAAGTTCTCCAATGCTTATGAAGTATTCTCAAGGTTTTCAACCATGTTCTCTAAAGCTCCTAGAATCCTACAATATGATGCGGCGGTCCATTtatttgaggctaacctcaaggATGGACAATCCgtgagttcacacgtacttaaaatgattgagtacgtggaaactcttGATGAGCTTGGATGCAAGATCCCTGAAGAGCTCGTCGTTGACCGAGTGCTTCACTCCCTCTCTCAAGTCAAAGGGTTCACCCAATTTAGGGTGAACTATAATATGGCTAACATGAAGAAAAGTcttcatgagctccattctcCACTTGTTCAAGCGGAGAAGGACGTGGGAGGTAGTGTGAGCACAAGGGAGGATGTTCTTAACATCAAAGTAAAGGGTAAGGATACATTCAAAAGAAGTGGTGCATGGTAA
- the LOC141601464 gene encoding uncharacterized protein LOC141601464 encodes MNKGKSNYYCNGMDDWLVNEIGRATGMTLGAVHFKYLGVTVSPKRLSVLDCTGLVDNVVDRIRGLGAKHLSYAGREYLWHGQKVSASPALVAWDRVCRPKRQGGCGLHNLMIWNMAAVAKTWKDYEPTSNSSWAWRKICQIKSIFKEILMPSSGVTAPYSTALGYKWLQAQDAVCEWYPWILNTWVVPKHGFISWLMGHNRLLTQDRLMNMQIIQSNLCYLCGLQQENHTHLFFKCEYSRRCCRMVSDWCAEMLPDEECIRWWCNKRYRSLSKKKLVGVILAGLIYHLWMARNKCRVDQAVLRPEQLVKFVQVDVCNRVKKFQYKCQSANVKNWLDAFVKS; translated from the exons ATGAATAAGGGGAAATCCAATTATTATTGCAATGGTATGGATGACTGGTTGGTGAATGAGATAGGAAGGGCTACTGGCATGACACTGGGTGCTGTCCACTTTAAGTATCTGGGGGTGACTGTATCACCAAAGAGGTTATCTGTACTGGATTGTACTGGATTGGTTGATAATGTTGTGGATAGGATACGAGGTCTGGGGGCTAAACATCTTTCTTATGCTGGCAG AGAGTACCTCTGGCATGGGCAAAAAGTCAGTGCTAGCCCAGCCTTAGTAGCTTGGGACCGTGTGTGTAGGCCTAAGAGACAAGGAGGGTGTGGGTTGCATAACTTGATGATTTGGAATATGGCAGCTGTTGCAAA GACTTGGAAGGATTATGAACCAACTTCTAACTCGAGCTGGGCATGGAGAAAGATTTGCCAGATTAAATCTATCTTCAAGGAGATTTTAATGCCTAGTTCAGGAGTGACTGCACCTTACTCTACTGCTTTGGGTTATAAATGGTTACAAGCTCAGGATGCTGTTTGTGAGTGGTACCCCTGGATTCTTAATACTTGGGTAGTTCCCAAACATGGGTTTATCAGTTGGCTAATGGGTCATAACAGACTTCTTACTCAAGATAGATTAATGAACATGCAGATTATTCAGTCTAACTTGTGCTACTTATGTGGACTGCAACAGGAAAATCATACTCATTTATTCTTCAAATGTGAGTACAGTAGGAGATGCTGTAGAATGGTTTCTGATTGGTGTGCTGAGATGTTACCAGATGAAGAGTGCATTAGATGGTGGTGCAATAAACGCTACAGGAGTCTCAGTAAGAAGAAACTTGTTGGGGTTATCTTGGCAGGGTTGATTTACCATTTGTGGATGGCTAGGAACAAGTGCAGGGTGGATCAGGCCGTGTTACGTCCAGAGCAGCTTGTTAAATTTGTTCAGGTTGATGTTTGTAATAGAGTTAAAAAATTTCAGTATAAGTGTCAGTCGGCTAATGTTAAGAATTGGTTAGATGCATTTGTGAAGTCATGA
- the LOC141601465 gene encoding protein FAR1-RELATED SEQUENCE 5-like, whose amino-acid sequence MDSGEYEIYDFVEVHTHAMVTPSTMVHLKPSRNLNLFHKKIIMDNSKVNHGPVDSFRMFKEYVKGYKNVGASLEDLKKNSRDVEKYIKEYDAEMLLETFMQKKAMSPSFYFDFDVDDQKRLSKVFWADPISIKNYALFGEAVSFDATYNFNEYKMVFCPFTGVDNHKRCVTFAGGLLRKEDGESFMWLFDNFVKTMGDCYPSTIITDQCRGINQAVKDVFGDKTQHRLCMWHIMKKLPDKVGPSICQNTNFLKEINSIVWDGEIDTEEFELRWKAILSTYELSDHEWLKSMFDIRATWIPAYFRDIYLGEIMRTTSRLESENSFFGNFTNPHLTLVEFWMRFQSAMDAQRWKYSKVTNDDKNSFSKIINTSAFGKENC is encoded by the coding sequence ATGGATAGTGGTGAATATGAAATTTATGATTTTGTCGAGGTTCACACACATGCTATGGTTACACCATCAACAATGGTTCATTTGAAACCATCTAGAAATTTGAATCTCTTTCACAAGAAAATAATCATGGATAATTCAAAAGTTAATCATGGTCCGGTGGATTCATTTAGAATgttcaaagaatatgtaaaaggGTACAAAAATGTTGGGGCATCTTTAgaagatttaaaaaaaaattcaagggATGTTGAGAAGTACATCAAGGAATATGATGCTGAGATGTTACTTGAGACTTTCATGCAAAAGAAGGCTATGTCTCCATCATTTTATTTCGACTTTGATGTGGATGATCAGAAGAGACTAAGTAAGGTGTTTTGGGCAGATCCAATCTCAATTAAAAACTATGCCCTTTTTGGTGAAGCCGTCTCTTTTGATGCTACTTATAACTTCAATGAatataaaatggtgttttgcCCTTTCACGGGTGTGGACAACCATAAAAGGTGTGTCACTTTTGCGGGTGGTTTGTTAAGAAAGGAAGATGGAGAATCATTTATGTGGTTGTTTGACAACTTTGTAAAGACTATGGGTGATTGTTATCCTTCTACAATAATAACTGACCAATGTCGAGGCATCAATCAAGCTGTAAAAGATGTGTTTGGTGACAAAACACAACACCGAttatgcatgtggcatataatgaaaaagCTGCCAGACAAAGTCGGTCCATCAATTTGCCAAAACACTaactttttgaaggaaataaatTCTATAGTTTGGGATGGAGAGATTGATACAGAAGAATTTGAATTGAGATGGAAGGCGATTCTTTCCACGTATGAGCTTTCTGATCATGAATGGCTGAAGTCAATGTTTGACATTCGTGCAACTTGGATTCCCGCCTACTTTAGAGACATATATCTTGGCGAGATTATGCGCACAACATCAAGGTTAGAATCTGAAAATAGCTTCTTTGGGAATTTCACTAACCCGCACCTTACTCTTgtcgagttttggatgcgtttccaATCAGCTATGGATGCTCAGCGATGGAAATATTCAAAGGTCACAAATGATGATAAAAACTCTTTCTCCAAAATTATCAACACCTCTGCTTTTGGAAAAGAAAACTGCTGA